In Cervus canadensis isolate Bull #8, Minnesota chromosome 6, ASM1932006v1, whole genome shotgun sequence, one DNA window encodes the following:
- the THOC3 gene encoding THO complex subunit 3: MAIPPASMGPSALGQSGPGSMAPWCSVSSGPTRYVLGMQELFRGHSKTREFPAHSAKVHSVAWSCDGRRLASGSFDKTASVFLLEKDRLVKENNYRGHGDSVDQLCWHPSNPDLFVTASGDKTIRIWDVRTTKCIATVNTKGENINICWSPDGQTIAVGNKDDVVTFIDAKTHRSKAEEQFKFEVNEISWNNDNNMFFLTNGNGCINILSYPELKPVQSINAHPSNCICIKFDPMGKYFATGSADALVSLWDVDELVCVRCFSRLDWPVRTLSFSHDGKMLASASEDHFIDIAEVETGDKLWEVQCESPTFTVAWHPKRPLLAFACDDKDGKYDSSREAGTVKLFGLPNDS; the protein is encoded by the exons ATGGCGATTCCCCCGGCGTCCATGGGACCCTCAGCGTTGGGCCAGAGCGGTCCCGGCTCGATGGCTCCCTGGTGCTCAGTGTCAAGCGGCCCGACTCGCTACGTGCTCGGGATGCAGGAGCTGTTCCGCGGCCACAGTAAGACGCGCGAGTTCCCGGCGCACAGCGCCAAGGTACACTCCGTGGCCTGGAGCTGCGACGGGCGTCGCCTGGCCTCAGGGTCCTTCGACAAGACGGCCAGCGTCTTCTTGCTGGAGAAGGACCGGTTG GTCAAAGAAAACAATTATCGGGGACATGGGGATAGTGTGGACCAGCTCTGTTGGCATCCAAGTAACCCTGATCTCTTTGTTACTGCGTCTGGAGACAAAACCATTCGCATCTGGGATGTGAGGACTACGAAATGCATTGCCACTGTGAACACTAAAG GGGAGAACATTAATATCTGCTGGAGTCCTGACGGGCAGACCATCGCTGTAGGCAACAAGGATGATGTGGTGACGTTCATTGATGCCAAGACACACCGCTCCAAAGCAGAGGAGCAGTTCAAGTTTGAGGTCAATGAAATCTCCTGGAACAATGACAATAACATGTTCTTCCTGACAAATGGCAACGGTTGTATCAACATACTCAG ctaCCCAGAGCTGAAGCCTGTGCAGTCCATCAACGCCCATCCTTCCAACTGTATCTGTATCAAGTTTGACCCCATGGGGAAGTACTTTGCAACAGGAAGTGCAGATGCTTTGGTCAGCCTTTGGGATGTAGATGAGTTAGTGTGTGTTCGATGCTTTTCGAG GCTGGATTGGCCTGTGAGGACCCTCAGTTTTAGCCATGATGGGAAAATGCTGGCATCAGCCTCAGAAGATCACTTCATTGACATTGCTGAAGTAGAGACAG GAGACAAGCTGTGGGAGGTTCAATGTGAGTCCCCGACCTTCACCGTGGCGTGGCACCCCAAAAGGCCTCTGCTGGCGTTTGCCTGTGATGACAAAGATGGCAAATATGACAGCAGTCGGGAAGCTGGAACTGTGAAGCTGTTTGGGCTTCCCAATGATTCCTGA